A part of Chloroflexota bacterium genomic DNA contains:
- the radC gene encoding DNA repair protein RadC: MHKGHRKRLREKFLKSGLSGFHDYEIVELLLTLGSPRRDCKPQAKEALKRFKTLRGVLSASAEELQQIEGIGSHSAFGVRLVQEIAREFLKGKIVDQPFLKSSREIFDYLYHAMRDLKKELFKVIYLSSQNQIIEMVDLFEGTVDSSSISPREIIEGALKDSAAALIFVHNHPSGNPAPSTSDKQLTRELVYVGKIMRMKVVDHIIIGNDRYYSFADEGLVEEYEMDFLNLKLRGTSEAKRRIYRAGKSTSQLY, translated from the coding sequence ATGCATAAAGGTCACCGAAAGAGGCTCAGGGAAAAGTTCCTGAAGTCCGGGCTGTCCGGTTTCCACGACTATGAAATCGTGGAGCTGCTTTTGACACTGGGTTCGCCGCGCAGGGACTGCAAGCCGCAGGCGAAAGAAGCTTTGAAACGGTTCAAGACGCTGAGGGGTGTGCTTTCGGCCTCCGCAGAGGAATTGCAGCAAATTGAGGGCATTGGTTCGCACAGCGCTTTCGGCGTCAGGCTGGTTCAGGAGATAGCCAGGGAGTTTCTCAAGGGGAAAATTGTGGACCAGCCCTTTTTGAAGTCCTCGCGTGAGATATTCGACTATCTCTATCATGCCATGCGCGACCTGAAAAAAGAACTGTTCAAAGTAATTTACCTGAGCAGCCAGAACCAGATTATCGAAATGGTTGACCTCTTTGAAGGTACGGTGGACAGCAGTTCCATTTCGCCGCGGGAAATCATCGAGGGGGCGCTTAAAGACAGCGCGGCGGCCCTGATATTCGTCCACAATCACCCCTCCGGCAACCCCGCACCGAGCACCAGCGATAAACAACTGACCAGAGAGCTGGTTTACGTCGGCAAAATCATGCGGATGAAGGTGGTCGACCACATCATCATCGGCAACGACCGCTATTACAGCTTTGCCGATGAGGGGCTGGTTGAGGAATATGAAATGGACTTCCTGAACCTGAAACTGCGGGGGACTTCGGAGGCAAAGCGGAGGATTTACCGGGCCGGGAAATCCACCTCCCAACTTTATTAG